From a single Calothrix sp. NIES-2098 genomic region:
- a CDS encoding glycosyltransferase involved in cell wall biogenesis, whose protein sequence is MISIITPVYNGEKFIASCIKVVIDQKCPDVEHIVIDGASTDKTVDIIKQYAAQYSHIRWISEKDRGQSDAMNKGIAMAKGNILAILNVDDYYEPNVLNRVLEIFKTLPEPSFLVGNCNVWNDEGQKISINKPSKLEFHKLLLAPHGTHFPINPSAYFYHISLHEKVGLYQVNEHYAMDYDFILRAVQVATVMYINETWGNYRLIEGTKTRNDEKSGQSTQRLERLLANYRNKLPIVQRWKIVFIREFAKQSNQLKYYLNRLKYYTQNEQLLLQYFKSKLTKILS, encoded by the coding sequence ATGATTAGCATTATTACCCCAGTTTATAACGGTGAAAAGTTTATTGCATCCTGCATTAAAGTTGTTATTGACCAAAAATGTCCAGATGTTGAACACATCGTTATAGATGGGGCTTCTACAGACAAAACTGTAGACATCATCAAACAATATGCCGCACAGTATTCACACATTCGCTGGATTTCAGAGAAAGATCGGGGACAGTCGGATGCAATGAATAAAGGAATTGCAATGGCAAAAGGAAATATCTTAGCGATTCTGAATGTTGATGATTATTATGAGCCAAATGTATTAAACCGAGTTTTAGAAATATTTAAAACATTACCAGAACCTAGTTTTCTTGTAGGTAATTGTAATGTTTGGAACGATGAAGGTCAAAAAATCAGTATAAATAAGCCTTCTAAGTTAGAATTTCATAAATTACTTTTAGCTCCACATGGAACTCACTTCCCAATAAATCCTTCTGCTTACTTTTATCATATCTCTCTCCATGAAAAAGTAGGGCTGTATCAAGTTAATGAACATTATGCGATGGACTATGATTTTATTCTGAGAGCAGTACAAGTAGCTACAGTCATGTATATTAATGAAACTTGGGGAAACTATAGATTGATAGAAGGGACAAAAACTAGAAATGATGAGAAAAGTGGTCAATCTACCCAGCGTTTAGAGCGACTTTTAGCTAATTATCGAAATAAACTTCCTATAGTTCAGCGTTGGAAAATAGTTTTTATCAGAGAATTTGCTAAACAAAGTAATCAATTAAAATATTACCTTAATAGATTAAAGTATTATACTCAAAATGAGCAGTTGTTGTTACAATACTTTAAAAGTAAGTTAACCAAAATTCTAAGTTAG